The Flavobacteriales bacterium genome contains the following window.
GGAGGGATACTATCTGAGGGGAAAAGCAAGTGTCAAGGTCCAAGGCTCAAGTGACAAGGTCCAAGTAAGTGCTACCTGTCGGTTCTTGAATTTTGACACTTGTCACTTGGGCTTTGACACTTGGAATGGAACGCCTGCTCCACTACTTCCCTGACCTGTCCGCCCAGCAGCGCGAGCAGTTCGCGGCATTGGGCCCGCTTTACAACGAGTGGAACGCCCGCGTGAACCTCATCTCACGCAACGATATCGTGCACCTCTACGAGCGGCATGTGCTGCACTCGCTGGGCGTGGCGATGGCGTTGGAAGGGGCAACGCAGGATCGCTCGGCGTTGAAGGGTTTGTCACTTCGAGCGCAGTCGAGAAGCGACTTGAAGTTCATCGACGTCGGCACCGGCGGCGGCTTCCCCGGCGTGCCGCTGGCCATCCTCTACCCGCAGTGCACCTTCCACATGATAGACGGCATCGGAAAGAAGATCGCTGCGGTGAAGGGCGTCATTGAAGGATTGGGCCTCACCAACGCCACCGCCGAGCAGGTGCGCAGCGAGGACCACCGCCAGAAGTACGACGTGATCGTGAGCCGTGCAGTGACCACGCTGCCCGAGTTCATCAGGGCTACGAAGCATCTCGTGCCTCACCCCCAACCCCTCTCCAAAGGAGAGGGGAGCCGCATCCTCTATTTGAAGGGCGGCGAGTTGGCCGACGAGATCCTGCCGGTGAAGCAGCCCGTGCGCGTGCACGAACTGGCGTCCGTTTTCCAGGAGGAGTTCTTCGCCACGAAAAAGGTGGTGGAAGTCGCGCTGTAGCGCTACAGACTGCCGTCACACGGCAATGCTCGAACCTCACCCCTGCAATCTCCGAAGGAGAGGGAGGAATGCGTGCAAGCGACTACCGCCATGCACCTCGGCAGGAACTGTAGCGCTCGCAGCGAGCGATAGACTAGCCCAGCGCGCTCTGACCCTCTCCTTCGGAGAGGGCAGGGTGCGGTCGATCGCTCATCTGCGTGCGGCTCAGGTTGTAGTACAACCCGCCCGTGTCGGCGATGAGCTCATCGTGCGTGCCGCTGCTGGCAATGCTGCCTTTGTCGAGGACCAGGATGCGGTCGGCATTGCGCACGGTGCTCAGGCGGTGCGCGATGACGATGCTCGTGCGGCCCTTCATCAGTTCGTCCAAGGCATCCTGCACCAGCTTTTCGCCGGCGGTGTCCAGTGAACTGGTGGCCTCGTCGAGGACGAGGATGGCAGGGTCCTTCAGCACCGCACGCGCAATGGCGATGCGCTGGCGCTGACCCCCGCTCAGTTGGATGCCGCGCTCGCCGACGATGGTGTTGTAGCGCTCTGGAAATCGCTCGATGAACTCGTGCGCGTTGGCCTTGCGCGCGGCTGCCTCTACCTCGGCATCGGTGGCGCCGGGCTTGCCGTAGGCGATGTTCTCGCGGATGCTGCCACCGAACAAGAGCACCTCCTGCGGCACGATGGACATGCGATCGCGCAAGGCGCTCAGCGGGTAGTCCTGCGCATCCTTGTCGTCGATGCGGATGCAGCCTTCGTTCGGCGTGTAGAAGCGCAACAGCAGCGATGCGATGGTGCTTTTGCCCGCCCCGCTCGGGCCCACTAGCGCCACGCGTTCGCCCGGCTCGGCCACGAACGACACGTCCCGCAGCACTGGCATGTCCTCGCGCGTGGCATACCGGAAGCCGACGTGCTCGAAAGCGATCCGGCCCTTCAACGAAAGTGGCGCGTGCGACTTATCCAAGCTCACCGGTTCTGGCTTCTCTTCTTGGATGTCGAGCAGGCGCTCAGTGGCACCGATCGCTTTCAGCACCGTGCCGAACATCTCGGGGATGCTCGCGAAACCAGCGGCGATGAAGACGGTGACCATGATGAACGTGATGATCTGTCCGGGGTCGAGCGTACCGGCCTTCTTCAACAAAACAGCCTTGTACACCACCAGAACCACCGCACCGAACATGCACAGGATGATGAACGACACGAAGGCCCCACGCCAGCGGGCGCCTTTCAATGCCATACCGCGCGCAGCCTCCACGCTCTTGCCGTAGCGGACCACTTCCCACGCCTCGTTCGCGAAAGCCTTCACGTTCTGGATGCCTTGCAAGGTCTCGTCCACGATGGTGCCACTGTCGGCAATGCTGTCCTGTACCTGTTTGCCGAGTTTTTGGATGAACCGCCCGAAAAGCATGGCCACCACCGCTACCACCGGAATCACTGCGAGCATGGTGTACATGAGTTCACGACTGAGCACGAACAGCAGGATCATGCCCAGCACGATGATGATGGTCTGCCGCACCAGCTCAGCCGTCACCGTGGTGAACAGGTCCTGGAGCAGTGCCACGTCAGCACTGATGCGGCTGTTCAACTCCCCCACCCTGCGCTGCGCGAAGAAGGTCATGGGCAGCCGCAACAAATGGCTGTAGGTGTCCTTGCGCAGCTGCGTCAGCGCGTGTTCGCTCACATAACCGAAGAGGTAGATGCGCCCGAAGCCGAACAACGCTTGCAGGATGAACGACAGGCCCAGCAGCTTGGCCACCGACGAGGTGTCGGTAAGGTCGAGCAGCGTGCTGTCCATGAAGCCTGCGGTCACCGGCTTGGCGTCCATGAGCTTGCCCAACAGCACAGGGAACACCAAACTGAGCAAGCTGGTGATGACGA
Protein-coding sequences here:
- the rsmG gene encoding 16S rRNA (guanine(527)-N(7))-methyltransferase RsmG produces the protein MERLLHYFPDLSAQQREQFAALGPLYNEWNARVNLISRNDIVHLYERHVLHSLGVAMALEGATQDRSALKGLSLRAQSRSDLKFIDVGTGGGFPGVPLAILYPQCTFHMIDGIGKKIAAVKGVIEGLGLTNATAEQVRSEDHRQKYDVIVSRAVTTLPEFIRATKHLVPHPQPLSKGEGSRILYLKGGELADEILPVKQPVRVHELASVFQEEFFATKKVVEVAL
- a CDS encoding ATP-binding cassette domain-containing protein, which encodes MARGRFKDHDAPKAKLNKTTLRKAARIFRYMRPYRGHFALGFVFLVITSLLSLVFPVLLGKLMDAKPVTAGFMDSTLLDLTDTSSVAKLLGLSFILQALFGFGRIYLFGYVSEHALTQLRKDTYSHLLRLPMTFFAQRRVGELNSRISADVALLQDLFTTVTAELVRQTIIIVLGMILLFVLSRELMYTMLAVIPVVAVVAMLFGRFIQKLGKQVQDSIADSGTIVDETLQGIQNVKAFANEAWEVVRYGKSVEAARGMALKGARWRGAFVSFIILCMFGAVVLVVYKAVLLKKAGTLDPGQIITFIMVTVFIAAGFASIPEMFGTVLKAIGATERLLDIQEEKPEPVSLDKSHAPLSLKGRIAFEHVGFRYATREDMPVLRDVSFVAEPGERVALVGPSGAGKSTIASLLLRFYTPNEGCIRIDDKDAQDYPLSALRDRMSIVPQEVLLFGGSIRENIAYGKPGATDAEVEAAARKANAHEFIERFPERYNTIVGERGIQLSGGQRQRIAIARAVLKDPAILVLDEATSSLDTAGEKLVQDALDELMKGRTSIVIAHRLSTVRNADRILVLDKGSIASSGTHDELIADTGGLYYNLSRTQMSDRPHPALSEGEGQSALG